AAAGCACTCTCATAGAAAACCCCTTTATAGAGATGGTCATAAGGTGTTTATCCACAGGCCAGGGAGGAAGATGAGTCTGCACTGGACAGTGGTTCAGAGGAGGGGACAGTGGTGTGTTGGTTTCCTGGGGATGGTGTGGAGGTCACCAGTAAACTGAAATAATTCACCAAACACCAGAGCAAAAGAATTGTACACGGAAGCTCTGATTTTATATGCAGAACATTCTATCCCTGATGCATTCCCACCCACACCCTCCCCAGCTCAAGATACCTAATGGGAATAATCAGGAGGGGATGTCACAAAAAAGCCAGGTATATATGGAAATTTTGGCTTTTCCTGTAATTATGACTCATAAttactcttcttccttctttctttcctccctccttcatccttgatttcttccttccttcttccttcttctctcattcttcctccacctttttctttctttttcctctcattcacctccctttcccctccatactctcttcccttcttctctcttcatttctttaaccAAACATCCACTTCACATTCATGCTGTTCCTAGTTCTTTTCTAGGTTTTGGGGAGCACAGAGATAAATATATAGCAGAAACCTGTGTCTTTATCTCTTCCAGTTATCAGCCCCTGAGGGATTTGTTTGTGAATAGACAATTTCAATTCAGTGAGATTTGAAAGGCCCCAAAGAGCCCAGGGGAAGAAACACGTAAGAAAGTACTGCTGGACTTGAGCCTTTAATGGATGAATAGGAATTAGGCAGGTGGAGAAAGGGGCATGGATGTGGGATCAAGGCATCCCCCAGAAAGGGCACAGCAGGTAGTATAGGCCTGCCAGAGTCTGAGGTCTTGGGGAAACCAGAGATGGGGCAAGTAGATGTAGCCCCCCAGTGTCTCATTTGAATTTCACAAATGGCACCCATGTTCAGTGGTCTTAGCAGCCGGTGTGGAATGAGATCTCTGCTGAGTGGGAGGATCGAAGAATGGCAGGCTCACTGCTCTTATATTCCCAATACTGCCATACATCAGAAGCAGGTTGTTCTTTCATCAACATAATACTTCTGTTACTTAGGAAGCCACATCCCTCATTCTAACGTCTGGGTTCTGGGCCTTGAAATCTTGCTGTGAAATCACTAGTGCCCTGTCACCTTATATGCATGTCACTGCTGGGCATAAGAATTTTCCACTTGTGTCTGTCTCTTTAGGGGATTTCTATGAGCAGCCTGACTACTGAACCACTACTGTTGAACACTGCTACTCACAGTGTGCTCTGCATGCCAGTGCTGGTCCATGAGTGCGTGCTATAGGTCTGCAATGAGATAAATACAGAAACTGACGGACTGTTTAAGAACTTGTATACAAATTTAACATTAATGTAACATCAAGCACTtgatcagtttcattttttttattgtattttacaaaagtattgattcatggggcggatgggtggctcagttggttagagcgcaagctctgggcaacggggctgctggttcgattcccacatgggccagcgagcttcgccctccgcaactagaatgaagtcaatgagatgccactgagctcctgggtggccagatggctcagttggttggagcgcgggctttcaaccacaaggttgctggttcgactcctcgatcccgcaagggatggtcgGGCTGCAcgcccccacaactaagattgaatatgaGCGGAGctgctgagctgagctcccggatggctcagttggttggagagcaagggatggtgggctgcgccccctgcaactaaaaacagcaactggacctggagttgagctgtgccctccacaactaagactgaaaggacaacaacttgacttggaaaattcctggaagtacacactgttccccaataaagtcctgttccctttccccaataaaatcatttttttaaaagtattgattCATGAGGGATTGGAAATTTtattgcaaacaaaacaaaaccagtcCTTTATTACAGGTGGTGACACTGGTCTAGAACGCAATCGCTATTCAGAACCGTGGACAGCACCTCACCCCGCCTCCGGAACACAGTCATCACCTCTCCGCCTCTGCCCCCAGCTCTTATGAAAGCCCCTAGTGAACAGCTCAAATCCAACAGACGCTTATCAGCCCTTGTCTTAACTGGTCTTTCTAAAGAGTTCGACTTTTGTTAACATCTGCATCTGTCATTTTTGTTTGAAGATCATTCCCATTGAAGGAATAAAAGACATTCCCTGAGATGATAAAACAAATCACACCACTAAACTGAGGGGACACTTCCTGGTagttaaaacatattattaatcTCAAAACTCTGTATTGACATTGCTCCTTTGCTTTTCAGTGGGCTCTTATAGGGCAAGAGATGGGTCTTACACATTTTTCTGTCCAACACGTATCATAAGGCCCGGCCCAGAGTTTTGTGTGAGCAAATGCCTGCTACTTACATATCAGTTGGATGACCTTGGGTAGGTTATTACTCAACTTCTCTTTGCCACTGTTTCCCCAGCTGTTAAATTGGAATAGCATTAGAGTGTaccttatataattttttaaatgactaattcACTTAATACACTtaaaagtacttagaacagtgtttggcacagaagaataaaaagtattaccatcatcatcattaaacGTTGCTAAGTAAACCAATGAGCGCATATTATCACCAGACTTCATCCCTCCACAGGGGTAGGGCCACAGCTTTATATTGACATGTCAGATTCTACACTGCTGTACCCAAGGCACCTTGAGCTTTGGAATTCTTGAGATTTGCTTTTCCTGAGTCCTCATCTTGTCATGTTGGCCCCACTCTCCCGCCGCTTTCAGTTGTGTACACAACTTTCCTTTTCCAGTTGCATTCCTGACCCCTTCTTGCACCCTCAGGCTCACCCGCAACCTCTTCTTTTTGGTCCCTCGTGCAGAGGGAAGGATACGCATTAAGAGCCCCACCTAAGCAAGCAGGCCTGGCGGATCCTACCCCTCGCTGTTTCAGCCCCACTTACCTCCTCCCTCTGTGTTTCCATAACCTTTCTGCCCCTAGTCCCTTAACTGCTCTACTGGTTGCAAGGCAATCCTAGGTCCCTCTGCCTAAATTGCTCTTGTCCCCCGGCACCCATGCTCAAGGAGATATTAACCATCCTTCGGGGCATGGGTCAAATCTACCCCTTCCCTGAAAGCCTCCacatttctccttccccttccggAACTATTACTTCAGCCTCTAAAACCCACAGGGCTTCTCTGCATTTCTCATTCTATCTCATCATGCCACCCCCATCAATTGTAAGCTCCTCGAGGTTCAGGTACAGGTCATAAActcttccccatcccctccctctcAGCGCCCACCTCAGGCGTCTGCCCCGCAAATTGCAGAGAGCAagcccctttccctctctgaggTTCAGCTACTACATCAGCGAAATGGAGCTAACAGCACCCTCGCCTCCCTGGGTTCCTGCATGGATTAAACGAGACGGAGCAGGGGAAGCGCACCACAGGGATGCACTGTGAGGTGGGGGCTCGCGTAGCCCCTCGGCAGCGTAGGGTGGTGAAACGCTCCTGGGGCGGGGCCGCGCGCGGGCTGCCGGGAGTTGTAGTCCGCGCGGAGTTCGCAGTCTCCGCTTGGCGGGCGCGGAGGTCCGCGGACGAGCGGGGGAAGGTGGCGGGGGCTTGTGAGGCGCGAGGCGCCGGACCCAGCGCCGGCCCGGGGCGGGGATGGGCCGAGCGCGGGGGCTCGGATTGTCCCTGCCGCTGCTGCTGGGGCAGCTGCTGGCGCTGCTGGGCGGCGGCGGCGCGTTGTACCTTGAGGTCCGCGAGCTGGAGGAGAAGTGCTTCATCCAGGAGATCCCCGATGGCACCGTGGTCATAGGTGCGCGCGCGGCCAGTCCTGGCCTTACCCGCCTCTCACCCAGAGTCCCGAGAGGGGGTGGGGTAGGGCGCCGCGGCATAGCTCAGGCCCGCACCTTTCCCCCGCGCACGGGGTGGGCATGGGTGGGAAATAGGTGGGCAGCAGTCTGCCTAAAGCAACCCCGCCCATGCCCGTTCTGGGTTTGGGGGCTTCTCGGAGGCAAATCTGATCCAGGCCGGGATGAGGAGAGAAAACCGTGgctggagaggggaggagagaggcggAGGTCTGTGGTCAGGCCCCTCACTCAGACACCCGGATCTTCCTCTACCTACCCCAACCCTCCTGGCTGCGGGAGGTCCTGGGTGGGCCTTTGGTAGTGGGTGTGAATGGGAATGCGTCTCAGCTTCGTCTTCATTAGGTAATTACAAGACCGAGCTATACGATCCCGCTATGGAAAAGTACCAGCCCTCCCCGCAGTGGATTAATTTGTTCGTGTTTGTCAAGGACCCCGAGAACAAGGTGAGGCAAGCTTTGATTCCCTGCAGCCCCCCAGGCCTCCAGCGTCAATGACTAGTCCTCCTTCGTCCTCCATTTCTCAGAGGAGGGCCCATCTCCTCACAGGCAGGAAAGCTCAAGGAGGGCCACGCTGTTTGCCAAAGGTAGAGTATTGGCGATGCTGGGATCTGAGACTTTCCAGCCCAAACTGACGCCAGTTCCCTCACACTCTCTTCTCTGGCCTGGCCTGTGGGGGGCAGGACTGGGATAGCCTCAGAGTTCCTCTCCTGGAAGCAGGTTCCTGGCTAGCTTCTCTGTGCTCACTGGAGGCTGTTTTCTCTAGAACCTTCTGGCCCGTCAGTACGGCCCTCAGGGCAGCTTCACCTTCACCTCCCAGTCTCCGGGAGAGCACCAGATCTGTCTGCACCTCGAGTCCATCCGCTTCTCCCTCTTCTATGATGGCAAGCTGGTGAGTGTGGCAGGCGGGAGGTCCCCTGGGTGAGAGGGGTGCAGAGGGTGGTGCCAGTTGAGGAAGGCTGATACTTAACATAAAGTAAGCATGCAGAGAACAACTCCTGAGGAGTGAAAGGCGAACCGGGCTGGAGTCTCTCTGACTGAAAATTCTCCCTGGCCCCCTGCCACCTGTAGGATAAAAACCAAGCTTCATACTGAGAATTCACGAGCTGTTCAGCGTCTGAGGGCTCCCAGGCTCTCCACTACCACCTTCCACCAACACAACTTCTAGTAACTGCCTGTCTCAAACACTGAGTCATACCTGCTTCTGCACATGTTGTCCTGTCTCGTCTATCTTTTGAACGTGAAAGTCCATGCAGGCAGGGTGCTGATCTGGTGTTTGGGCACCCAGGGCAGGGCCAGTCCTCCTGTCAGTGAGTATAAGGAACTGAACTGCCAATCTCAGACCCAGACTGGAGTGTGGAAACTGGGTTTCTGGCAGGTGCATGGAGCTGAGTTCCCTGACCCCCACGCTTGGCTCCCCTGTCCCCAGGCTATTCACTTGGACATGAAGTTGGGTGAACACACCAATGATTATGCAGAATTTGCGGCCAAAGACAAGCTGACCCAGCTGCGTCTGCGTGTACAGCAGCTGGTGGAACAGGTGGAGCAGATCCAGAAGGAGCAGGAGTACCAGCGGGTGAGGGGCTGGCCCGGCCCAGTGGGACAGGCAATGTGTAACCTCAGGGGAGGGGATTCAGTTCTAGCCAGGCGGTttctccattctcccctcccaCAGTGGCGAGAGGAGCGCTTCCGGCAGACCAGCGAGAGCACCAACCAACGGGTGCTGTGGTGGTCCATTCTGCAGACCCTCATCCTTGTGGCCACTGGCATCTGGCAGATGCAACACCTCAAGAACTTCTTTAAAGCCAAGAAACTGGTGTAGATGGGCCCCAGAGACCAGAGGCCTAACCTCCT
This Rhinolophus sinicus isolate RSC01 linkage group LG10, ASM3656204v1, whole genome shotgun sequence DNA region includes the following protein-coding sequences:
- the LOC109434255 gene encoding transmembrane emp24 domain-containing protein 9 isoform X1 is translated as MGRARGLGLSLPLLLGQLLALLGGGGALYLEVRELEEKCFIQEIPDGTVVIASSSLGNYKTELYDPAMEKYQPSPQWINLFVFVKDPENKNLLARQYGPQGSFTFTSQSPGEHQICLHLESIRFSLFYDGKLAIHLDMKLGEHTNDYAEFAAKDKLTQLRLRVQQLVEQVEQIQKEQEYQRWREERFRQTSESTNQRVLWWSILQTLILVATGIWQMQHLKNFFKAKKLV
- the LOC109434255 gene encoding transmembrane emp24 domain-containing protein 9 isoform X2, yielding MGRARGLGLSLPLLLGQLLALLGGGGALYLEVRELEEKCFIQEIPDGTVVIGNYKTELYDPAMEKYQPSPQWINLFVFVKDPENKNLLARQYGPQGSFTFTSQSPGEHQICLHLESIRFSLFYDGKLAIHLDMKLGEHTNDYAEFAAKDKLTQLRLRVQQLVEQVEQIQKEQEYQRWREERFRQTSESTNQRVLWWSILQTLILVATGIWQMQHLKNFFKAKKLV